CAAACAAGGCCGCTTCGTCGCCGCCGGTGCCGGCGCGTACTTCGATGATGGCGTTGCGGTCGCCGTAGGGGTCTTTGGGAATCAGGTGCTTCTGTAAAAGTTCGAGCAGTTCGCTTTCTTGTTCGCGCAGCTGCGGCAATTCGTCTTGCGCCATCTCGGCGAGTTCTTCGTCATCGCTTTGAACGGCTTCTTCTAGTTCGATGCGTTCGGCTTTTGTTTTTTTCCAACGATCAAAATCTTGCAGCACTGGCGAGAGTTCTGAATGGCGCTTGCTGAGTTTGGTCATGAGGTCGCGGTCTTTAGATGTTTCAGGATCGCTCAGCCGGGTTTCGAGGTTTTTAAATTCATCTTGTAGGCTCTGCAGTTTTTCTTCAATCAATTTCATAGTGGTCTCAATAAACGATAGGCAATCTATATACCGTGCAGCAATGTAACGGGCATAGGCTTGGTTCGCAACTGGCGCTGGCGGCTTTTATGAGCCAAAATGTAAAAGTTTAATTAATTTGAATCGAAAAAGTCGTCTTTGACCTTCACACTTATTAAGTTAGTCGACTATAATAATGCGTTTTGCATAACAGGATAGAAAGCACCAGGCATCATTCCCGGTCATACAACGGGATGGTACACAACTCTAGGTTAGGACGGGAAAAGTATCAATGGCTAAGAAAAACGTTTACTTCTTCGGAAACGGCCGTGCAGACGGCAATGGCAAGATGGGGAATCTGTTGGGCGGAAAAGGCGCCAACCTGGCGGAAATGAGCAGCCTTAAAATTCCAGTACCCGCAGGATTCACAATCCCCACAGACATGTGCAACATCTACTACGCCAACAAAGGAAAATATACGCCCGCCTTCATCAAAGAGGTTAATGAAAACCTTGTAAAAATCGAACGCGCGATGAAGAAAAAATTCGGCGATCCCAAAAACCCTCTGTTGTTGTCCGTCCGTTCGGGCGCGCGTAAATCCATGCCCGGCATGATGGAAACCATCCTCAACGTCGGCCTCAACGCTGACACCATCGCCGGCATCGTCGCCAAAACCGGCAACGCCCGCTTCGCGTGGGATTCATACCGCCGCTTAATTCAGATGTACGCTGACGTCGTTATGGAAAAAGCCGCTGGCTTCGAACCCAAAGACGGCCAGGGCATCCGCGCTCAGTTGGAACGCGAACTGGAAGCGATCAAAAAGAAATACAAAGTCAAAAATGATCCAGACCTCAGCGCCGAACAACTGCAAGAAGTCGTTGCGGCCTACAAAAAGAAAATCAAGCAAGTTCTGAAAAAGAACTTCCCAGATGACCCCAAAGAACAATTGTGGGGTTCCATCAATGCGGTCTTCCGTTCCTGGAACGGCAAGCGCGCCTTCGCTTATCGTAACATCGAAGGTATTCCTCACGACTGGGGTACAGCGGTTAACGTCCAGGCGATGGTCTTTGGCAACATGGGCGAATCGTCCGCGACCGGCGTTGCGTTTACCCGCAATCCGGCGACTGGCGAAAACATTTTCTACGGCGAATGGCTGATTAACGCTCAGGGCGAAGACGTGGTCGCGGGCATCCGCACCCCGGCGCCGATGGGCAAGAAGATGAAAAAAGAAACCGGCGCCAAAGAAGCCTCGCTGGAAGAAGCGTATCCGAAACTCTACAAAGAGCTCGATAGCATTCGTTTGCGTCTTGAGAAGCACTACAAAGACATGCTCGACGTCGAATTCACCATCGAAGAAGGCGTGTTGTGGATGCTGCAATGCCGCGTCGGCAAACGCAACGGCCCCGCCGCTGTGCAGATGGCCGTCGATATGAAAGACGAGCGCCTCATCAACGCCAAGACTGCTGTCTTGCGCGTGACATCCGACCAATTGGACGAACTGCTCCACCCGATCATCGACCCGAAGGTCGAAGCCAAGACGAAAGTCATTTGCAAAGGCTTGCCTGCCGGTCCTGGCGGTGCAACGGGTCAAATTGTCTTCACGGCGGATGAAGCGGTGAAATGGCGCAAAGCCGGTAAGCAAGTTATTCTCGTTCGCGATGAAACCAACCCCGAAGACGTCGAAGGCATGCGCGCTGCAGAAGCCATCCTGACCGCTCGCGGCGGTATGACCAGCCACGCGGCTTTGGTTGCCCGCGGCTGGGGCAAATGCTGCATCGTCGGCGCTGGCTCCATCGAAATTGATTACAAAAAAGGCATTCTCACTGTTGGCGACGTGAAACTGAAAGAAGGCGCTTGGGTTTCGTTGAATGGAACCAAGGGCGTTGTCTATGAAGGCGCACTGCCATTGATCGAAGCGGGCGATGACAACAAATACCTCGATAAATTCTTGGCGATTTGTGACACGATCCGCAGACTCAAAGTTCGCACCAACGCCGAAACCCCTGAAGACGCAAAGAAAGCGCTTGGCTTTGGCGCCGAAGGTATCGGCCTGTTCCGCACCGAGCACATGTTCTACGGTAAAGGCTCCGAACAACCGCTGTCGAAATTACGCAAGATGATCATGTCTGAAACCGTCGAAGAGCGCAAAAAAGCGTTGAAAGAGCTTTATCCATTCGTAAAGAAAGACATCAAGGCGACCTTGCTGGCGATGAACGGCTTGCCCGTCACCTTCCGTCTGCTCGATCCTCCTTTGCACGAATTTGTTCCGCACGAAAAAGCGGAAGTCGCCAAACTCTGCAAAGAGTTGAAGATCAGCCCGGCGGAATTTAAAAAACGCGCCGAAGCCCTCAGCGAAGTTAACCCCATGATGGGCCATCGCGGCGTTCGTTTGGGCGTTACTTATCCCGAAGTTGCCGAAATGCAAATTCAGGCGATTCTCGAAGCTTCAGCGGAATTGTTGAAAGCCAAAAAGAAACCGCTTCCTGAAATCATGATTCCAGTTGTTAGCGCAACCAGCGAATTAGACGTAATGAAAGCCTTGGCGGAAGGCGTCTATAACGAAGTCTTGAAAAAGACCAAACTCAAAAAGATTCCTCACATGTTCGGTACGATGATCGAAATCCCGCGCGCTTGCCTGGTTGCGGACGACATCGCCGAAGTGGCGGAATTCTTCTCATTCGGCACCAACGATCTGACTCAGATGACCTTCGGCTACAGCCGCGACGACTCGGCGGGCTTCTTACACCAATACGTCGAAGACGAATTGTTGGAGGGCGATCCGTTCCAGTCCATTGACGAGAGCGGCGTTGGCGAGTTGATCAAAGTTGCGGTCGAACGCGGTCAAAAAACCCGCAAGGGCATCAAATTGGGCATCTGCGGCGAACACGGCGGCGATCCCAAATCGGTGTTCTTCTGCCACAAAGTCGGTTTGGATTATGTGTCCTGCTCGCCGTTCCGCGTACCCATCGCGCGTCACGCGGCGGCCTGTGTCGCAGCGCTCGAAAAGAAATAAGCGCTGTCTCATAGATTGAATCCGTAATCAAACGGGGGCTGAATCCGGCCCCCGTTTTTTTATTCAATGGTTCTGAGTCGTGTAATTTCAGAATCAAACGCCAAGCCCTTGCCATTCGCCGCCAGATTCGGACAATAGCAGAGTTGTTAAATCACATCTGGAGGAACTCATGTCTAATATTCGTCAAATCACAATCATGGCGCTTTGCGTCGTATGCGCGTTTGCGTTCGCAATCAGCGCGGGCGCACAGAGCGAGTCTGAAGTACAAGGCAATTGGCAGGGAGAAGTCGACGGTTGGAGCGGACATTCGCTTCACGCCCAAGTGGTTGCGCTGGGCGGCGACAATTTTCGGGCGGTGTTGTTTTTAGATACCACCTTTCCCGAAAACCACCGTACCGAGATTAAGGGCAAAGCCATAAAGAACGTCGTCTATTGGACGGGCGACGCCACGTTTCCTGGCATGGGAACGTTTAGCGTCAAAGCCGAAACCCGCTTCACGGGCAAAGGCGCCGATAAAAAAGGCGAACTGGCGGGAACCTTCACCAAAGACGGTAAAACGTCGGTCTTCACCTTAAACAAAATATACATTCAATCGCCGACGCTGGGCCAGGACCCGCCCGCAGGCGCGAAAGTTTTGATCCCAAAAGATTTGAAACCCGGTATGGACGACCAGGTCAACCAAAATTGGGAACGCGGCTACCGTTGGGCGATTAACAATGAAGGCGCCTTGGTCAGTAGCGGCAGTTCGCTGATTGCGAAATATGAATATCAGGACGCGCAGATTCACGTCGAATTTTCGACGCCGTTTGAACCCAACGACCGCGGCCAGGCGCGCGGAAACAGCGGCTGCTATGTGCATGGCCGCTATGAAGTGCAGGTGCTCGACAGTTTCGGCGATCCTCCGGCGGACAACCTGTGCGGCGGCATCTATCAGCAATTGGTCCCGCGTATTTGCGCGGCGCTGCCTCCCGGCGAATGGCAGACGTACGACATTACCTTTATCGCGCCCAAGTTTGACGCGAGTGGAAAGAAGACCAAGAACGCGATTCTGACCATCGTGCACAACGGCGAAACCATTCACGATCAACGCGAACTCAAACACGGCACCCCGGGCGGAATTGGCGGCAAAGAAGCGCCTTTGGGCCGCATGTTGTTGCAAGACCACACTGACAACGGCCTGCGTTACCGTAATATCTGGATCAAACCACTGAAGTAGTTTACGCAAAATTCAAATTGTATGAACGATGGGGGCACAGAGCGCTGTGCCCCTATTTTTTGCGCCCAAATAAAATCACGCAGCCTACTCCCTCTCCCGGCGGGAGAGGGGATGAGTTTTCACATTTACATTTCGTTTTCAATTGAATCATACAGTGAAGAAAAATGGGACGCGGGGTTGGGTTCTTTCTACACCGCTTTGGCTTTGGCGCCCCAGGCGAGCAGACGGATTCCGGCGCGAGCTTTGCGGACGAACTCGTTCCAGTTTCGTAGTTCCAACACGCGCTTCATGATGTAACCGCCGCGCATGTAAAACCGGTTGTATCCCCATTGCATCAGGTTGATGAGTTCTTCTTCGCTCATCACTTCCGTCCATAATTTCGGGCGGAAGTCAGGGCTGGGGTTGCGTGAAAACTCGCGCCAATAGTCGTTTTGGTAGAGGCCGGTTTTGAAGGCCATGCGGTAGAGTTCGGTCGCGGGGAAGGGCGTCGCGACCGAGAGGTGAATGAAATCGGCGTCGAGACGCCGCGCAAACTCGATGGTTTCGATGGCTTGCTCTTTGGTCTCGCCGGGGTTGCCGATCATAAAATAGCCCAGGGTGGTGATTCCGCGTTTTTTGGTTTCGCGAAATACCTCGCGGGTGCGGTTGAGGTCGATGCCTTTTTTGAGCACTTTGGTGATTTCCTCGGTGCCCGCTTCGACGCCGTAGTGCAGCCGGGTCACGCCCGACGCCGCCATCGCGTCAAGCATCGGCTCGGTGATGGTGTTGATGTGCGCGCGCGAATCCCACTTGATGGTCAGGCCGCGCTTGCGATAGAGGCGGCAGATTTCCATCACGCGGTCGCGGCGGATGGTAAACGTGTCGTCGTAAATGAAAATCTCTTTGATGCCCATGCGCTCGCAGGCTTCCATCTCATCGACTACGCTCTGCGGGCTGCGGTAGCGAAACTGCTTGCCGAGATGGGGGCGGTCGCAGAAAATGCACTGCATGGGGCAGCCGCGGCTCGACATCATGGTGGTGATGGGCGTCTCTCGGGCGAGCACGGAGTAATAGCGGTCTTGCGGCACCAGATGGCGCGCGGGCATGGGCAATGCATCGAGGTCTTGATTGAGCGCCACCGCCGGCGTCAGTTTGATCTCGCCGTTTTGTTTGTAGCCGATCCCATTGACCGTCGAAGGATCGCGTCCTTCTGATAATGCGTTGACCAGGTCGGCGGTGGTTTTTTCGCCTTCGCCGATGACGATGTAATCAACCTGGGGAATCTGCAACGTCTCATTCGGGTAGATATATACATGCGGCCCACCGAACATCACGGGGATATTCGGGTCAATCGACTTCACCACTTTTGCCGCCAGCGTCGCGTCAATGAGCGTGAAGGTCATCGCCTGAATGCCGACCACGTCCGGCTTGCGGCGGCGGATTTCCGCTTCCAAGCCATCGTAATCGAGGCCATCGAGAATCGCGTCGAGAATCTCAACCGTATGGTCAGTCTGTTGTTCTAAAAACGCCGCGACGTAGAGCAGCCCCAGCGGTGGATACGCGCCGGTCTCTTCATCGACCACGCTGGGCACGTTGGTCGTAATCATGTTGAATTCGGGCGGCTGAATCAATAATACTTTCATGATTATGGTTGCATTTCTTTCTTGCGCGGCATACTTGTTAGTATATCAAATGCGCATAAATTGACAGCGTCAAGTAAATCGCGGTCTTCGGCGGCAGCAGTCTGGGATGTATCCTAAATTCAATATCATTATTATGGAGGCATTCGATGATCGAACGCTATACCCGGCCTGAAATGGGCACTATCTGGAGCGAGGAGTTTCGCTTCAATACCTGGTTGCAGGTCGAAATCGCCGCCTGCGTGGCGCACAACAAACTCGGCGTTGTTCCCGACGACGCGCTGCAAGAGATCAAAACCAAAGCCAGGTTCGACATCGAACGCATTAAAGAGATCGAAAAGACGTGCGACCATGAAACCATCGCGTTTCTTACAAACGTGGCCGAATACGTCGGCCCCGCCTCGCGCTACATCCATTATGGAATGACCTCGTCCGACAAACTCGATACCGCCACTGCGCTGCAACTGGTCGCCGCCAGCGATTTGCTGCTCGAAGATATCAAGACGCTGCACAAATCCGTTGGCGCCCTCGCCAAGAAACACAAACACACCATCATGGTGGGCCGCAGCCACGGCATTCACGCCGAGCCGATTACTTTCGGCCTCAAGGTTGCAATCTGGTATACCGAATTGGGGCGCCACCTTGAACGCATGGAACGCGCGCGCGACACCATCCGCGTCGGCAAAGTGTCTGGCTCTGTCGGGACCTTTTCGCATATTGATATGCGCGTTGAAGAGATTGTCTGCGATGAACTCGGCCTCGAAGCGGCGGGCGTTAGCAACCAGATCGTCCAGCGCGACCGCCATGCGGAATGGCTGGCGGCTATCGCGGGCGTCGGCGCGACGCTCGAAAAAATCGCGGTCGAAATTCGCGGCCTGCAACGCACCGAAGTACGTGAGGTTCAGGAGCCGTTCCCACCGGGCAACAAAGGCTCGTCGTCGATGCCCCACAAAAAGAACCCCAACCTCAGCGAGCGTATCACCGGCTTGGCGCGGTTGCTGCGCGGTTATGCTATCACCGGGTGGGAAAACGTCGCGCTGTGGCATGAACGCGACATCTCTCATTCATGCGTCGAACGCGTGTCGCTGACCGACGCGTCGATCCTGCTCGATTACATGTTGGAGCGCATGAACTGGATCATTGAGAACCTCATCGTCGATCCCGACCGCATGAAGCACAATCTTGATTCGACCCACGGCGTGGTCTTCTCACAAAAAATATTGTTAGCATTAGCCCTCAAAGGCATGTCGCGTGAGGACGCCTACAAGATCGTGCAGGAAACCTCGCTGCGTATTTGGGGTTCGGACGCGATGTTGATTGACGAACTCAAAGCCAACGCTGATGTCAAAAAACATTTAAGCGACGATGAGATCGACGCCTGCTTCCAATGCGACGAAATCCTGGTCAACGCCGACAAAATTTTTGAACGCATCGGCTTGGGGTGAGATTATATACATTCCAGGGTAGGGTGGGCTCGCGAAGCAGCCCACCATGAAATTTGATTACATATGGGAAGGCGAAAGCGCAATGTTGAGATTACTGCCGTTTTCATTGGTGGGTTAAGAACCCACCCTACCGTTCTTTGAACGGATTGGGTTGGGTTGAGTGTGAATCAAATGTAGGGCGGATCATTTTCGACCCGCCGAATGATGGTTTAATAAATCCGGTGGGTCGATAATACGCGACCCATCCTGCCTTTGCTAATTGTTTGAGTCATTGCGAGCGAAGCGAAGCAATCTCGGATTCAGTCACACGAAAAGTTGGGCAAAATCTTAAAATTGCTTCAAGATTTGCCGCCGCTTCGCGACGCTTTGCTCTTGCCACCCCGCCCTGATCTGATTCTTTCTATTATTTCTTCTCCTTCTTCAGGGGATATTTTTTCTAATGTGAACTTTGATCCCCAATTTTCGAATTTTGTGTCTAAATATAAATAGTTTATCTGATTTGGATTTGTCGTTAGTTGTAATTGAATCGATGAGAGAAAGCGATGGTCGCATTGTATTGTAGTTTCAGAAGGAATAACCGTGAAATAAGTAAAAGATTTTGATGCAACCGTTCCTCTTAGTTGACCATTAGCATATACAGAAACTCCTTTTGGTGCATCTGTACTAACTGATCCATCGCAAATTACTACAATAACTGCTTCATCATTACTTGGTTCTGGAATGGTCTCATTTTTGTCTACTATAACCTCATTATATACCCCCTGAGAATCAAAATAGCCTCTTGTACTATTTGCTGAGCATCCACATAACAAAAGAATTATAAAAGCGTATGATAATTTCATGCTTATCTCCATTGCGTTTAAAGTTATTTGCTAACTATTTATTTCTAGCAGCAAGTCTCTGTGGTTATTGACAGATTCTTCAAGGTTTTCAATTTCACATACTATCTCATCAAATATTTGAGGCCATCTTCCTTCATTATTTAGATTGCTACAATTTATTCTTTTAATAATTTTGCAATTTATTTTTTCGGATATATTCACCCATTCTAATTCACCACATCTATTTTCAATTTCAGTTTGAAAATCCTGTAATGTTCTCAATTTACTTTCATTTTCGGTTTTGGGATTCCAGTGATCTAATAGTATTTCTACTGTAAAACTATTAGATTGTAATCGAACCATATATTTTAAATTAGGAATATTTGAATTTATTTGAAACTTTGATGAATTAAATTTTTCTGGTTGAGTATGCTTGACATGCCTATTCAAAAATGACTGGAAGTTGTTGCACTCGTAAAGTCTGTTCCAAAACAATTGTTTATTCATAAATTTACCTTTCAATAGCAGGGTTGGGTAGGCTCAAATTGCATAGCAGTTTAGCCCACAAAGCAATGTATCAATTTTATCCGGTGGGCTGTCCGCCGCGGCGGACGAGCCCACCCTACATAGCTTCCGGCAGCGCCCGAAGGTGCTCTACTACTTTTTCTAATTTTCCGTCATGAGGCGTCTCTATAAGCCCGTCATGAATACGAAGGCTCATATAAAGTATAACATCAAAGATGCCTATAGGTGAACTTCATCTTGATTCATATTCCAACTGCTATCTCAGGCGGCGTCACATCAGGGAACATTTCGTCGCGCAGCCGCGTCCAGGTTTTCCAGGCGGCGGCAGGGGGGAGGCCTGCAAAGTTTATCGCATTGCGTAATCCCTCAACCGGTGTGAGCGACGACCCCGCAAAGTTGTTGGTTCCCGGCAGGCGCACGACGCGGTCTTCGCCGACTTCGACTTCCACAGCGCCCAGCGTATACCGCCCCGGCGGCGCCCCTGCCGCGCTCATTGCGTCAGTCGTGAACACGACGCGGTCGGCTCCTAAATAATCCACCCAACTTTTAAGCACCCACGGCGGGACATGAATGCCGTCGGGAATAATCGAAACCATGAGTTCCGGCAGGCTTAACACCCGTTGAATAATATTGTCATGGCGGTGCATCTGCGCCGGACAGCCGTTGCCCAAGTGAGTGAACATGTGCGCTCCCGCATCGACGGCGCGTTGCAGGTCATCAATGCCCGCGTCTGTGTGTCCCAGACTGACGAGTATGTTTTCACCCACGGCGCGGCGAATGAAATCCGCGCTGCCGCTGCGTTCCGGCGCAAGCGTAACCAGACGGATCATGCCGCCAGCGGCTTCTTGCAATCGCTGAAACATATCCCAATCAGGGCCGCAAGTATGCTGCGGGGGATGTGCGCCGATGTATCCCGCTTCGGACGACAAAAACGGCCCTTCAAGATGAAAGCCCAAAATGCTCTCTCGCAATAAAGGAGATTGCTCAATATAGGTGTGAATGGTTTTGAATTGCGCTTCAAGAAACTCAGGCGCCGCCGTGATTAGAGTCAACAGAGAATGAAAACAGCCAGCCTTGCGAAGTTCCAAGGTCGCGCGTTCGAGGTCATCAAACGATAGATGTGGATTCATAAAATCCACGCCCGCAAAGCCATTTACCTGCGGGTCAAACAGCGCCGGTCCGACGAGGTATTCGGCGGCTTCTTTGTCGCCGATTACGATGGCGCCCTCAGGCTGAGAAGGGTATCGGGCGCCAGTAAGCGCATCAATGTATCGAGGAGTGTTCATCAAAACGAATACCGTGCGCGGCGGACGTACACAAACCACTCGACGCAGAGCACGATGAACGCGATCAGCGCCAGCAGCCGCCAGATTTCCTGGTTGGACGCCACCGAACCGAGGTCGCCTTCGATCTGCACTTCGCCGAATTGTAACTCAAGCCGGGGCGCGATTTTCGATTCTTCGGTTGAGAGTAAATTCACCGCATAACGGGTGCGTATCGTATCTGCGATCAGATATTCATAAATGCCCTGGCGGTCGGTCTCGTCATAAAAAAGCGGGCTGGCAGCGGTGAAGGTGTACGTTTTCGGCTCGAGTGGAGCGGGCGGTTTGAGAAACGCCTCATCCAAGAGTGACTGCGGCGGCGCCAGCGTTAACACTTCGCCGGTCGAACGCATCATGGCGTCGCCTTTGCCGGTTGCGATCCAATCAATCAGGTTCATGATAAAAATGGGAAACGAAACCCGGTTCGGCCAATTGCTGTCGAACAAGTCAAACGAGGCGACTACGCCTTGCACGGCGTCCGTCTCGAACGCAACCACCAGCGGCGTCTCGCGTGATTCGACGATGGTCTCCACCCAGGCGGGCGCGGCCATGTTGCGGCATCGGTTGACGATCAGCGTGTCAAAATTCACATAACGCGCCAGTGAGTGAAAGCGGTCAAACGAAACGATGTACGGCAACGTCAACTCGTCGCCCATCGACCAGCCCGGCATGGGCGGCACGGCGTTAATGAAGAAGTAGGAGCCGTTCGTCAGCGCGGGCGGCGCGTATGCGTCAAACACGACCAAGTCAAAGTTGCCCGGCCCGGTATAGTCGCTGGGCGCTTGCACCGAAACGCGGGTGCGCGCATCCAGGTTGAGTGCGCGTTCCAGGTAGGGATTGTTGACCGTGACCAATAGCACATCCAGATAGGCTTCGCCCTGAATGACCGCCCATGCTTGGTTGTCGTTGGGCAAGGGGTCGTCGTTGTCCACGCGGACGCGCAACACTTCGGTGAAGTTGCCGGGGTCTTTAAATAACAGCGACTCATGCGCGCCGGGCGCCAGCGTCACTTCGCGGGCGTCTAGTAGAATCTCCTCCGGCTCTTCGCTTTCTTCGTGCTGGTGTTCATCTTCTTCGCCAGCGACAACCTTGTGGCCCTGGCCCAGCAATTCAACGAACACCGTTTTTTCAATGGAACCGGAATTTTGAACGCCAACCAGCACCTGGTAACTTTGTTGCAGGCTAAAGTCGCGGCGTACGACCAGATCGGTAATCCCGATGTTGTCCGCTGATTGGCCGATGGGAATGTAGCGGACCTTCATGCCTTCTAACGATTCGACATCCGGCGGCTCGAATCCACCGTCTGAGAAGATCACCACTTCGAGGTTCGTTTGTAACTCTGACGCAGATTGCGCAATTTTGATGGCTTCTTTGAGATCGGTCGGGTTTTCGGTCGCGCGGATTTTCTGAATGACATTACGCAAGACGCTTTTGTTGCGCTCGAAGGGCGTAATCACCTGCGCGTTGGATGAGAACGACGCCACCATCATGCGGTCGCCCATGCTCATATCGTTGACAAGGTCGATGGCGAGTTTTTTTGCTTCGTCGAGGCGCGATGGGCGCACGTCATTTGCGTTCATGCTGGCTGACTGGTCAATCAACACCACAAAACTCTGCCCGCGCAATCCGCCCAGTTCCAATACCGGACGCGCAATCGCCAGCGCCAACAGCGCCATGATGAGCAGCTGAAGGTATAACAGCAGACTGCGTTTTAATTTTTGAAATGGCGTGTTCGCCTTCAGGTCTTCAAGGCTTTGCCGCCATAACAGCGTACTG
This sequence is a window from Candidatus Hinthialibacter antarcticus. Protein-coding genes within it:
- the ppdK gene encoding pyruvate, phosphate dikinase, translated to MAKKNVYFFGNGRADGNGKMGNLLGGKGANLAEMSSLKIPVPAGFTIPTDMCNIYYANKGKYTPAFIKEVNENLVKIERAMKKKFGDPKNPLLLSVRSGARKSMPGMMETILNVGLNADTIAGIVAKTGNARFAWDSYRRLIQMYADVVMEKAAGFEPKDGQGIRAQLERELEAIKKKYKVKNDPDLSAEQLQEVVAAYKKKIKQVLKKNFPDDPKEQLWGSINAVFRSWNGKRAFAYRNIEGIPHDWGTAVNVQAMVFGNMGESSATGVAFTRNPATGENIFYGEWLINAQGEDVVAGIRTPAPMGKKMKKETGAKEASLEEAYPKLYKELDSIRLRLEKHYKDMLDVEFTIEEGVLWMLQCRVGKRNGPAAVQMAVDMKDERLINAKTAVLRVTSDQLDELLHPIIDPKVEAKTKVICKGLPAGPGGATGQIVFTADEAVKWRKAGKQVILVRDETNPEDVEGMRAAEAILTARGGMTSHAALVARGWGKCCIVGAGSIEIDYKKGILTVGDVKLKEGAWVSLNGTKGVVYEGALPLIEAGDDNKYLDKFLAICDTIRRLKVRTNAETPEDAKKALGFGAEGIGLFRTEHMFYGKGSEQPLSKLRKMIMSETVEERKKALKELYPFVKKDIKATLLAMNGLPVTFRLLDPPLHEFVPHEKAEVAKLCKELKISPAEFKKRAEALSEVNPMMGHRGVRLGVTYPEVAEMQIQAILEASAELLKAKKKPLPEIMIPVVSATSELDVMKALAEGVYNEVLKKTKLKKIPHMFGTMIEIPRACLVADDIAEVAEFFSFGTNDLTQMTFGYSRDDSAGFLHQYVEDELLEGDPFQSIDESGVGELIKVAVERGQKTRKGIKLGICGEHGGDPKSVFFCHKVGLDYVSCSPFRVPIARHAAACVAALEKK
- a CDS encoding DUF1080 domain-containing protein; this translates as MSNIRQITIMALCVVCAFAFAISAGAQSESEVQGNWQGEVDGWSGHSLHAQVVALGGDNFRAVLFLDTTFPENHRTEIKGKAIKNVVYWTGDATFPGMGTFSVKAETRFTGKGADKKGELAGTFTKDGKTSVFTLNKIYIQSPTLGQDPPAGAKVLIPKDLKPGMDDQVNQNWERGYRWAINNEGALVSSGSSLIAKYEYQDAQIHVEFSTPFEPNDRGQARGNSGCYVHGRYEVQVLDSFGDPPADNLCGGIYQQLVPRICAALPPGEWQTYDITFIAPKFDASGKKTKNAILTIVHNGETIHDQRELKHGTPGGIGGKEAPLGRMLLQDHTDNGLRYRNIWIKPLK
- a CDS encoding radical SAM protein; translation: MKVLLIQPPEFNMITTNVPSVVDEETGAYPPLGLLYVAAFLEQQTDHTVEILDAILDGLDYDGLEAEIRRRKPDVVGIQAMTFTLIDATLAAKVVKSIDPNIPVMFGGPHVYIYPNETLQIPQVDYIVIGEGEKTTADLVNALSEGRDPSTVNGIGYKQNGEIKLTPAVALNQDLDALPMPARHLVPQDRYYSVLARETPITTMMSSRGCPMQCIFCDRPHLGKQFRYRSPQSVVDEMEACERMGIKEIFIYDDTFTIRRDRVMEICRLYRKRGLTIKWDSRAHINTITEPMLDAMAASGVTRLHYGVEAGTEEITKVLKKGIDLNRTREVFRETKKRGITTLGYFMIGNPGETKEQAIETIEFARRLDADFIHLSVATPFPATELYRMAFKTGLYQNDYWREFSRNPSPDFRPKLWTEVMSEEELINLMQWGYNRFYMRGGYIMKRVLELRNWNEFVRKARAGIRLLAWGAKAKAV
- the purB gene encoding adenylosuccinate lyase; this encodes MIERYTRPEMGTIWSEEFRFNTWLQVEIAACVAHNKLGVVPDDALQEIKTKARFDIERIKEIEKTCDHETIAFLTNVAEYVGPASRYIHYGMTSSDKLDTATALQLVAASDLLLEDIKTLHKSVGALAKKHKHTIMVGRSHGIHAEPITFGLKVAIWYTELGRHLERMERARDTIRVGKVSGSVGTFSHIDMRVEEIVCDELGLEAAGVSNQIVQRDRHAEWLAAIAGVGATLEKIAVEIRGLQRTEVREVQEPFPPGNKGSSSMPHKKNPNLSERITGLARLLRGYAITGWENVALWHERDISHSCVERVSLTDASILLDYMLERMNWIIENLIVDPDRMKHNLDSTHGVVFSQKILLALALKGMSREDAYKIVQETSLRIWGSDAMLIDELKANADVKKHLSDDEIDACFQCDEILVNADKIFERIGLG
- a CDS encoding DUF4268 domain-containing protein, with protein sequence MNKQLFWNRLYECNNFQSFLNRHVKHTQPEKFNSSKFQINSNIPNLKYMVRLQSNSFTVEILLDHWNPKTENESKLRTLQDFQTEIENRCGELEWVNISEKINCKIIKRINCSNLNNEGRWPQIFDEIVCEIENLEESVNNHRDLLLEINS
- a CDS encoding VWA domain-containing protein, with amino-acid sequence MNFLAPLGLLFGLSIPAVIILYLLKLKRIDQPISSTLLWRQSLEDLKANTPFQKLKRSLLLYLQLLIMALLALAIARPVLELGGLRGQSFVVLIDQSASMNANDVRPSRLDEAKKLAIDLVNDMSMGDRMMVASFSSNAQVITPFERNKSVLRNVIQKIRATENPTDLKEAIKIAQSASELQTNLEVVIFSDGGFEPPDVESLEGMKVRYIPIGQSADNIGITDLVVRRDFSLQQSYQVLVGVQNSGSIEKTVFVELLGQGHKVVAGEEDEHQHEESEEPEEILLDAREVTLAPGAHESLLFKDPGNFTEVLRVRVDNDDPLPNDNQAWAVIQGEAYLDVLLVTVNNPYLERALNLDARTRVSVQAPSDYTGPGNFDLVVFDAYAPPALTNGSYFFINAVPPMPGWSMGDELTLPYIVSFDRFHSLARYVNFDTLIVNRCRNMAAPAWVETIVESRETPLVVAFETDAVQGVVASFDLFDSNWPNRVSFPIFIMNLIDWIATGKGDAMMRSTGEVLTLAPPQSLLDEAFLKPPAPLEPKTYTFTAASPLFYDETDRQGIYEYLIADTIRTRYAVNLLSTEESKIAPRLELQFGEVQIEGDLGSVASNQEIWRLLALIAFIVLCVEWFVYVRRARYSF